The Polyangium mundeleinium genome contains the following window.
TCTTGCCCGACCTCGGCCCCGCGGCCGTCCCCTGGGCCGCCGACGAGTCCCTGCTCCTCCCGGGCATGCCCGAGCGCCTTGCGCGCGCCGCGGGGTGTGCTGCGTTCATCCTGAAGCCTGCTGCCCTCGGGGGCCTCGAACGGGCGCTCGCCGTCGCCGCGATCGGCGCCGCAGCGGGCCTCGACCTCGTCGTCACGCACTTCGCCGACGGTCCCGTGGGCCTCGCCGCGGCTGCCGAGCTCGCGCGTGCCTTGCCCAAACCGCCGCTCGCTTGTGGGCTGGAACCCCACGCGGGGCTGTCGACGTATCCGGCGATGGCGATCCCGCAGCGCGGGCGGCCGGGGACGGTCCGAGAGGCGGCACTCCCGGGCCTCGGCTTCTCGGAGGAGGCCCGAAATCGATGGATCACGACGGACTGAGCCTTGAAGCGATCCGGGAGCCCGGAATCACGACGCAGCCGGCGCTGATCGAGGACGGCCGCGTGACCTCGTTCGGCGAGCTCGCGGCCCACGTCGAATGCGTCGCGTCATCGCTTGTGGCCCAAGGACTCGGCCCTGGATGTCGCGCCGCGTTGCGAACGACGTGTGATGCCGGCACGGTCGTCACGATCCTCGCCCTGATCGAGCTCGGCGTCGCCCTCGTCCCGATTCACCCGCGGCTGACCGATGCCGAGGTGCGGGTTATCACCGAAGATGCGCACCCGGATCTTCAGATTTCGCCTTTCATCCTAGGTGATAACCTTCTGAAATCTGGATCCTTTCCGCGCACAAGGCCCGATCCGTCCACGCCCCTCGCGATTCTCTACACCTCGGGCACGACGGGCCGTCCGAAGGGCGCCGTCCTCTCCCGCGGAGCCTTCGCTGCCAGCGCTGAGGCCAGCGCCAAGAACCTCGGCTGGACCCCCGACGACCGCTGGCTCGCCTGCATGCCCCTCGCCCACGTCGGTGGCCTCTCCATCGTGACGCGTTGCATCGCGGCCCGTAGGCCCATCGTCCTCGAACCCCGCTTCGACCCCGACGCCGTCCTCCGCGTCATCCGCCGTGAGCGCGTCACCCTGCTCTCGGTCGTCCCCACCATGCTCCGCGCCCTCTTCGACGCCGACCGGGACGGCATCCTCGCCACGCTCCGCCTCGTCCTCGTCGGCGGAGCCGGCGCGCCCCCCGCGCTCCTTGAAGAGGCCGCCGCCCGCCGTGTCCTCGCCCTCACGACCTACGGCCTCACCGAAGCCTGCTCGCAGGTGACCTGCCAGCCCCTCCGAGCCGCCGGGACCACCGAGCCAGGATCTGGAAAAGCACTCCCCGGTGTAGACGTCCGCACCATCCGTGACACCGGCACTCCCGCGGATCCCGGTGAAGTCGGCCGCATCCAGGTACGCGGACCCACGCTCATGAGCGGTTACCTCGCCGGACCCGGCGAGCCTCTGCGCCCATCGCTCACCGCGGACGGATTTTTCGACACCGGCGACCTCGGCGCCCTCGACGAACACGGCCGCCTCTTCGTCCACGCCCGCCGCACGGACCTCGTCGTCACCGGCGGCGAGAACGTCTACCCGGCCGAGGTCGAGCAGGCCCTCGAAGCGCTTCCCGGCGTCACGCGCGCCGTGGTCTTTGGCGTCCCCGACGAGCGCTGGGGCCAGATCGTCGCCGCCGGCCTCGCCCTCGACCCGCCCGACCCGGCCCGCGCCGCCGCCCTCGTCGCCGAAGTCGGGGCGCGCCTCGCCCCCCACAAGCGCCCGCGCCTCGTCGCCGCCGTCGCGTCCTTGCCACTCACGGCCTCGGGCAAGCTCGATCGCGCCCGCGCCGTCCGCGAGCTCAGCCCGCGCCTTTCGCCTGTGCCCCGACGGCTGTGAGCGCCGCCACGGTCTCCGCCGGGAGGCCCCTCGACCGGAACGTCTCCCGATCGATGCACACGTGCACCGCCTGCCCGACCGCGAGCACGCGCCCCTCGGGCGAGCGCACCCGCGCCCCCACGTGCAGCGACCGCTCGCTCAGCGTGAGCCGCACGATCTCCACGACCACATCGTCGCCGAACCGCATCGGCCCGAGATAATCCGCCTCCGCGTGCCCGAGCGGCATCCCCCACTTGCCCTCCTGCAAGACGCCCGGGAGGTCGATGCCGGCGCGTCGGAGGAGGCTCAGGAACGCGTCGTGGAAGTACTCGAGCACGCGGGCGAAGTAGATGATCCCGGCGGCGTCGACGTCCTGGAAGCGCACCGGCCGAGGTTCGGCATGAAGGACCGTGGTGGCGTGGACGAGATCGTCGGGGGAGAAGCGGGGTCTGTCGGACATGGCCGGGAGCGTACCGCAAGCGTGGGGAGCGGACAGCCGGCCGGAGATGGTATCGTCGCACACGCACGAAGCAGGGGACTTCGGAAAGAGGGGCGAGGATGCACGTAGGAATCTGCGGTTACCCGGGTTCAGGCAAGACGACGGTCTTTCGGGCGCTCGCGCCCGGCGGCAAGGCAGATCGCGAGATCGCCTACGGCAACATCAAGGTGCCCGACGCGCGCGTCGACTTCCTCTCCGCGATCTTCAGCCCGAAAAAGACGACCTTCGCGGAGATCACGTTCGTCGACGTCGGCAGCGGCACGCGCTCGGGCGGCGCCTTCCCGCCTGCGGTGCTCCAGGGCATGCGCAACGCCGACGTGATCGTGCACGTCGTGCGAGGCTTCGAGAACCCCTCGCTCACCACGCCGCCCGACCCGCCGCGCGACGAGAAGGCGTTCGACGAGGAGCTGCTCCTGCTCGACCTCGGCACGCTGGAGAAGCGCAAGGAGCGCTTCAAAAAAGAGTCGAAGAAGGGCCCCGAGGTCGAGGTGAACACGAAGATGATCGAGCACCTCGAGAAGAGCGAGCCCTTGCGCACGCTGGAGCTCTCGGAGGAGGAGCTGCGCGCGCTCGGCCCTGGGATCCAGCTCCTCTCGATGCAGCCGCTCATCACGCTCTACAACCTCTCCGAGGACGCGTGGAACGACCCGGCCCGCGCGCACCTGCGCGAGACGACGCACGGCAAGCAGTGGGTGAAGATGGCGCTCTGCGGCTCGATCGAGGCGGAGATCGCGGCCTTGCCGGCCGAGGAGCAGAAAGATTTCCTCGAAGGACTCGGCCTCGGCGAGCCCGCGCGGAACGTGTTCGTGCGCGAGGCCTACCGCCTGCTCGACTACATCAGCTTCCTGACCGCGGGCCCCGACGAGTGCCGCGCCTGGCCGATCCGCCGCGGCACGAACGCAAAGCGCGCCGCGGGCAAGGTGCACTCCGACCTCGAACGAGGTTTTATTCGTGCGGAGATCTACCGGCCGGAGGACCTGGAGATCGCGCGCACCGAGGCCGCGCTGAAGGCCCAAGGCAAGATGCGGCTCGAAGGGAAGGACTACGTCGTCAAGGACGGCGACGTCGTGCACTTCCGAGCGGGTACATGATCCTCACCCCGACCCCTCTCCCGCAAGGAGAAGGGAGGGGATCACGCGACCGCCACGGTCTCGGCGGGTTTGTCCTTCGACTTCGCGTTCTCGTTGACCTTGACGCTCACGATGCGCGACACGCCCGGCTCCTGCATCGTCACGCCGTAGAGTACGTCGACGGACTGCATCGTGCGCTTGATGTGCGTGATCAAGATGAACTGCGAGTGCGCCGTCATCGAGCGGATCGCCTCGTTGTAACGAGCGACGTTCGCCTCGTCGAGCGGCGCGTCGACCTCGTCGAGCACGCAGAACGGCGAGGGCTTGAACTGGAAGATGGCGAAGATGAGGCTCACCGCCGTCAGCGCCTTCTCGCCGCCGCTCATGAGCTCGATGTTGCCGAGCTTCTTGCCCGGCGGCTGCGCGAGGATCTCGATGCCCGTCTCCAGCATGTCCTCGGGGTTCGTGAGCCGAAGCTCCGCCGCGCCGCCGCGGAACATCTTGGGGAAGAGCGCCTTGAAGCGCGCGTTGATCGCGTCGAACGTCGTCTTGAAGAGCTTCTTGCACTCGCGGTTCATCTGCGCGATCGCCTTCTCCAGATCGGAGAGCGCGCTCTCGAGATCGTCCTTCTGCTGCGCGTAGTACTTGTGCCGCTCCTCGGCCTCGGCGTACTCGCGCATCGCGTCGAGGTTCACCGGCCCCATGCGATCGAGCAGCTCGCCGAGCTCCTGGATGCGCGACCGGTGCTGCTGATCCACCGGTGCCCGCTTGTGGTAGTCGCCCACGACCGTCGGCAGATACAGCCCGCGGAATTTTTCGCGCACGCCCTCGATGAGGTGGTTCTCCTCGATGTCGAGCCGCGCGAGCGCCATCTCGTGGTGCCGGAGTTTTTCCGTCGCCTCCGTGAGATCCTGCCGGAGGCCCTTCAGATCGGCCTCCTTCGCCGCGAGCGTTTGCCGCGCCGCGTCGAGCCTGCGCCGCGCGTCCTCGAGCTGCGCGTGCGCCGTCTGCGCACGCTGCACGGCGTCGTCGAGCTTCTCCCGCGACAGCATCATCGTCGCCGCCGCCACGCCTGCGCCTTCCGCGCAGTCCGTCCGCTCCCCGTCGAGCCGCGCGATCCGCACGCTGAGCTCGTCACACGACCGCGCCAGCCGCTCCACCGTCGCCCGCGCCGCCGTCGCCCGCTCGCGCACGCGCGCCAGGCGCACCTTGCGCTCCGTCACCACCGACTGCTGCGCGATCACCCGCTCGCGCCACTCGGCCGCGAGCTCCTCGCTCGTCGCGAGCCGCCCGGAGACCTCCTCGCGCAGCCGCCGTCCCTCTTCGAGTTTTTCGCGCGCCTCTTCCTGCTCGCCGCCCGCGTTCTCCAGCGCGTCCATGATCTCTTCGAGATCCCGCTGCACCGCGCTGCGCCGTTTCTGCGACGCGGCGAGCTGCTCCTCCGCGCGACGGAAATCCTTCTCGGCCGTCACGAGCGCGATCTCGCTGGTGTGCGCCTCGCTCCGCGCCTTGTCCACGGCCGCCGTGAGCTCGGCGATGCGCTGCCGCTCGGCCGTCTGCGCTTCGAGCAGCGCCGTCACCTGATCGCCGAGCTTCGCCACGACGTCGTGCAGCTCGCGGATCTCCCGCTTCTGCTCCAGCATCCCCGCCGCGACCGCGTCGCCCGCGCCGCCGCTCACCGTTCCATCCGGACGGACCACCGTCCCGTCGAGCGAGACGAGCGTCACCGTCGCTCCCGACGTCGCGAGCCGGATCGCCGCCTCCGCCGTGCGCACGACGACCGCGTCGCCCACGAGCGCCCGCACGAGCGGCTCGTCCTCCGCGGAGAACCGGAGCCGCTCGAACAGCGGCCCCACCACGTCCTCGCCCGACGGCAACGCCACGGGCCCGCCCGCCACGTACCGCGGCCGCGCTGGCACGAGCGTCGCACGCCCTTGCTTCTTCGCCGCGAGCTCGCCGAGCAGCGCCGAGGCGCGCTCCGTGTTCGTCACGACGATCGCCTGCAGCTTGTCGCCGAGCAGCGCCGCGAAGGCCGGCAGCAGCTCCGAAGGCGCCTCGATCCGGTCGGCCACGAGGCCCACGATCGACGGATCCTTCGTCTTCAAAAGGCTCTTCGGCCCGGCGCCCACGCCTTCGAGCCGCGCGTGGATCTCTTCGAGCGCCCGGAGGCGGCTGCGCTTCTGGTTGTGCTCGTTCTTCGCCTGCTCGACCTTGCGATCACTCGCGACGGCCTGCTCGCGGAGCGTCTTCGCCTCCGCTTCGAGCGCGACCCGCTGCTCGCTCGAATCCTTCTTCTGTGCGGCGAGCTCCGCGACTTGCGCCGCCCCGATCTCCCGCTTCTTTTCGAGCTCTTCCAACTCGTAGACGAGCCGCCCGTGCTCGTCGTCGAGCTTCTCGCGGCGCACCATCATGTCCGAGAAGCGCCGCTCGTAGCCCGTCAGCGTCGCCTCGGCCGCCGCGACCTTCGCCGCCGCCTCCGCTGCCTGCTTGCGCAGCCGCGAGGCCTCCTGCTCGGCCTCCTTCTCGCCCGCGCGCACCTCTTCGAGCCGCTCGTGTTCTTCGAGCGCCTCGCGGTTCTCGCGTTGCTCCTCGGCCGCCACGTTTTCGAGCTGCTTTTCGAGCTCTGCCCGCTCGACCCGCAGATCCGCGATCGTCTTCTCCAGGTCCTGCTGCTCGACCGTGGCAGCGGCCCTGCGCTCTTCGAGGTGCTTGAAGCGATCCTTGGCGCGGGCGAGCTCGGCCTGGAACGTGCGCACGTCGTTGTCGGCGGAGAACGCCGCGTTTTGCGCCTTCTCGGCCTGCTCCTCGCTCTGGTGCGCGGCGAGCCTCTGCACTTCGAGCTCGGCGTCGCGCGCGGCGAGCGCCGTGCGGGAGGCGAGGACCTTTTCGGCGAACTCGGCCCGCGCCCCCGTCTCGCGCTGCCGCAGCACGATGATCTCCAGGAGCTTGTGCGAGGCCTCGTGCAGCATGAGGTCCTCGAGCTCCTTGCGGTAGGCGATGTACCGCTCGGCCTTCGCGGCCTGGCGCTTGAGCGACGAGAGGCTGCGCGAGATCTCCGAGACGATGTCCCCGATGCGCAGCAGGTTCTGCCGCGTCTGGTCCATCTTCTGCTCGGCCTGCTTCTTCCGGGCCTTGTACTTCGTGATGCCCGCGGCCTCCTCGATCAGCATGCGCCGATCCTCGGCGCGGGCCGACACGATGAGGCCGATCTTGCCCTGCTCGATGATCGAGTACGCCTTCGTGCCGACGCCCGTGCCGAGGAAGAGGTCCGTGATGTCCTTCAGGCGGACCTGGGTCTTGTTGATCAGGTACTCGCTCGTCCCGTCGCGGTAGAGCTTGCGGGTGACGGCGATCTCGGCGTAGTCCTTGTATTCGAGCGGGAGCTGCTGGGCGAGCTCGGGATCGGTGTTGTCGAACGTGAGCGTGACCTCGGCCATGCCGTGCGGCCCGCGCGACTCCGACCCGTTGAAGATGACGTCGGCCATGCTCCGGCCGCGCAGGTGCTTGGCGCTCTGCTCGCCCATGCACCAGCGGATCGCGTCGACGATGTTCGACTTGCCGCATCCGTTCGGCCCGACGATGCCCACGACGTCGACGTCGAAATGAACCACCGTCCGGTCGACGAACGACTTGAAGCCGGCAATCTCGAGCTTACGAATCCGCATCCGTCGTCACCGGCGAGGGGAACGGTCACATGGCGTCACATAATGCCACGTACCGCCACGCATCGCGCAGCGCTAGGGTTACACCCGCCAGGGGGGCGCGGCAAGCGCGATGGTCGATGGCGGGGTCGAACGGGGAGGGGGTCGAAAGGGCTGGCCACCGAAGACCTGGGTGGACAGAATGGCTGGCAGTCGCCTCGTCGCCTTGACAGGCGTTCAACGAAGCCGTACCTGCACGGCGAAAATACGAGAGGTATTCTTTATGCCTACCTACGAGTACGCCTGCACGTCCTGCGCCCACGAGTGGGAAACCGAGCAGTCGATTCGTGAAGATCCCCTCAAGGAGTGCCCGAGCTGCCACGCGGAGACCGCTCGACGGCAGATCTCCCGCGGCACGGGCTTCATCCTGAAGGGAAGCGGCTGGTACGCCGATCTTTACAGCTCGCCCAGCAACAAGTCGTCGTCCAAGTCCGAGAGCAGCACGAGCTCCTCCGAGAGCAGCTCCTCCTCGTCGACGTCGACCACGTCCTCGGACAGCACGTCGACCACGTCCTCGACGCCCTCGTCGGCCACGCCCTGAACCAACCCATCCACACGCGAAGCGGGCCTCTCGTCCCGTCGCCGTGAAGGGTTTCGAGGCAAGCCGGTTTCCGGCGCGGAGCCTCCAAGCGTGTAAGGCAAGGCCGCCCCGCGTCGGTCCGAGGAATGCTAGGTTGTCGGGGTATGGACGAGAGAAAGCGGCTCGATGAGCTTCGTGCTCAGCTTGCGGAGATCGATCACCAGATGCTCCGCCAGCTCGAACGTCGGGCGCGCGTCGCCCAGGACATCATCAAGCTGCGCAGCGGGACTGCTCGTTTTGCGCCCATCGCAGACGGGCAACACTTGCTCGCTCTCGAACGAGCCGCCGAGCCGCCCCTCCCAGCGAGCGCCGTCCGCCCGACCTTCGCCGCGATCGACGCCGCCTGCCGCGTGTTCGATGTAGCGCCGCGCGTCGTGTTCCTCGGCTCGGAAGGCGGCTTCGGCTGGATGGCCGCGCGGGAACAATTCGGCCCGAGCGCCGAGCTCGTCCGCGGCGAGACCGTCCTCGGCGCCCTCGACGAGGTCGTCCGCGAGCGCGCCGAGTTCGCCGTCGTGCCCTACGAGTCGCTCGAAGACGGCCCCATCTTCCCGACCATCCAGGGCATCGCCGCCGCGGATCTGAAGGTCGTCGGCGAGCACGAGCTCTCGCAGGTCCTGGTCCTCGCGAACGTCACGGGGAACCTGAGCGACGTCGAGAAGATCCTCGTCACGCCGCAAGATCA
Protein-coding sequences here:
- a CDS encoding enolase C-terminal domain-like protein, which produces MPTNALLDASAPDLVERARGFAEAGVHAVKVKLRARDEAGFARELTALRALREALPPPFELRLDPNGAWTIPEAQEYLARLAEVAPRYVEQPVPAALLPDLGPAAVPWAADESLLLPGMPERLARAAGCAAFILKPAALGGLERALAVAAIGAAAGLDLVVTHFADGPVGLAAAAELARALPKPPLACGLEPHAGLSTYPAMAIPQRGRPGTVREAALPGLGFSEEARNRWITTD
- a CDS encoding class I adenylate-forming enzyme family protein, whose amino-acid sequence is MDHDGLSLEAIREPGITTQPALIEDGRVTSFGELAAHVECVASSLVAQGLGPGCRAALRTTCDAGTVVTILALIELGVALVPIHPRLTDAEVRVITEDAHPDLQISPFILGDNLLKSGSFPRTRPDPSTPLAILYTSGTTGRPKGAVLSRGAFAASAEASAKNLGWTPDDRWLACMPLAHVGGLSIVTRCIAARRPIVLEPRFDPDAVLRVIRRERVTLLSVVPTMLRALFDADRDGILATLRLVLVGGAGAPPALLEEAAARRVLALTTYGLTEACSQVTCQPLRAAGTTEPGSGKALPGVDVRTIRDTGTPADPGEVGRIQVRGPTLMSGYLAGPGEPLRPSLTADGFFDTGDLGALDEHGRLFVHARRTDLVVTGGENVYPAEVEQALEALPGVTRAVVFGVPDERWGQIVAAGLALDPPDPARAAALVAEVGARLAPHKRPRLVAAVASLPLTASGKLDRARAVRELSPRLSPVPRRL
- a CDS encoding acyl-CoA thioesterase; this translates as MSDRPRFSPDDLVHATTVLHAEPRPVRFQDVDAAGIIYFARVLEYFHDAFLSLLRRAGIDLPGVLQEGKWGMPLGHAEADYLGPMRFGDDVVVEIVRLTLSERSLHVGARVRSPEGRVLAVGQAVHVCIDRETFRSRGLPAETVAALTAVGAQAKGAG
- a CDS encoding DUF933 domain-containing protein, which encodes MHVGICGYPGSGKTTVFRALAPGGKADREIAYGNIKVPDARVDFLSAIFSPKKTTFAEITFVDVGSGTRSGGAFPPAVLQGMRNADVIVHVVRGFENPSLTTPPDPPRDEKAFDEELLLLDLGTLEKRKERFKKESKKGPEVEVNTKMIEHLEKSEPLRTLELSEEELRALGPGIQLLSMQPLITLYNLSEDAWNDPARAHLRETTHGKQWVKMALCGSIEAEIAALPAEEQKDFLEGLGLGEPARNVFVREAYRLLDYISFLTAGPDECRAWPIRRGTNAKRAAGKVHSDLERGFIRAEIYRPEDLEIARTEAALKAQGKMRLEGKDYVVKDGDVVHFRAGT
- the smc gene encoding chromosome segregation protein SMC gives rise to the protein MRIRKLEIAGFKSFVDRTVVHFDVDVVGIVGPNGCGKSNIVDAIRWCMGEQSAKHLRGRSMADVIFNGSESRGPHGMAEVTLTFDNTDPELAQQLPLEYKDYAEIAVTRKLYRDGTSEYLINKTQVRLKDITDLFLGTGVGTKAYSIIEQGKIGLIVSARAEDRRMLIEEAAGITKYKARKKQAEQKMDQTRQNLLRIGDIVSEISRSLSSLKRQAAKAERYIAYRKELEDLMLHEASHKLLEIIVLRQRETGARAEFAEKVLASRTALAARDAELEVQRLAAHQSEEQAEKAQNAAFSADNDVRTFQAELARAKDRFKHLEERRAAATVEQQDLEKTIADLRVERAELEKQLENVAAEEQRENREALEEHERLEEVRAGEKEAEQEASRLRKQAAEAAAKVAAAEATLTGYERRFSDMMVRREKLDDEHGRLVYELEELEKKREIGAAQVAELAAQKKDSSEQRVALEAEAKTLREQAVASDRKVEQAKNEHNQKRSRLRALEEIHARLEGVGAGPKSLLKTKDPSIVGLVADRIEAPSELLPAFAALLGDKLQAIVVTNTERASALLGELAAKKQGRATLVPARPRYVAGGPVALPSGEDVVGPLFERLRFSAEDEPLVRALVGDAVVVRTAEAAIRLATSGATVTLVSLDGTVVRPDGTVSGGAGDAVAAGMLEQKREIRELHDVVAKLGDQVTALLEAQTAERQRIAELTAAVDKARSEAHTSEIALVTAEKDFRRAEEQLAASQKRRSAVQRDLEEIMDALENAGGEQEEAREKLEEGRRLREEVSGRLATSEELAAEWRERVIAQQSVVTERKVRLARVRERATAARATVERLARSCDELSVRIARLDGERTDCAEGAGVAAATMMLSREKLDDAVQRAQTAHAQLEDARRRLDAARQTLAAKEADLKGLRQDLTEATEKLRHHEMALARLDIEENHLIEGVREKFRGLYLPTVVGDYHKRAPVDQQHRSRIQELGELLDRMGPVNLDAMREYAEAEERHKYYAQQKDDLESALSDLEKAIAQMNRECKKLFKTTFDAINARFKALFPKMFRGGAAELRLTNPEDMLETGIEILAQPPGKKLGNIELMSGGEKALTAVSLIFAIFQFKPSPFCVLDEVDAPLDEANVARYNEAIRSMTAHSQFILITHIKRTMQSVDVLYGVTMQEPGVSRIVSVKVNENAKSKDKPAETVAVA
- a CDS encoding bifunctional chorismate mutase/prephenate dehydratase translates to MDERKRLDELRAQLAEIDHQMLRQLERRARVAQDIIKLRSGTARFAPIADGQHLLALERAAEPPLPASAVRPTFAAIDAACRVFDVAPRVVFLGSEGGFGWMAAREQFGPSAELVRGETVLGALDEVVRERAEFAVVPYESLEDGPIFPTIQGIAAADLKVVGEHELSQVLVLANVTGNLSDVEKILVTPQDHGATVRYLESNHPRTAVVDVRSPFVAIEAATENHGSAAIVPRGALGPDTPVRVARENIGDQGEVRMRYGVVSRLPAPRSGSDATALLFGVHDKPGALHEILQHFKERSCNLRRIQSRPVPGEGWEYVFYVEVFGHVTDRNLVAALEGIKREAKMLKIVGSFPLERPTHVTPEAEARRRTS